The genomic interval TGGACTTCGCCTATTACATTCGTTGAATAAAATTCTATCTtatgaaaagaacaaaaaaatacaaaaaacgcCAATCTCACCCAAAAGGATGAACTATTTGATAGTCTAGGATTTTGGAAGCTGACTGTCAATGAGGCATTGAATGCCCGTTATCTTTTTTCAGGTGCATTTCAAAAATGCCAATCCCACCCAAATGGATGGACTAGTTGATAGTCGAGGATGTTGGAAGATAACTGTCAATGAGGCAAAGATTTGTGTTATGTTAtgcttttttcttgtttccgtATTATTTTAACACTTTGTTTGTATTTATGAACTAGTTGATAGCTCATTCTATTTTAGCAGTTGTTTGTATTTATGAACTAGTTGAGAGTTAATTCTAAAGAATGATCAAAACTTCCAATTGATCCAGTGCTTAAAATGTGTCTACTAGTCTAAGCAAGAAGTAATGGTTCGTCACTTTCTACTTCTAATGATCTATTTATGTTGACGAAGTGCagagaaaattatatatgaacaCCCACTGTGCTTCCCTAACATTGGGCTGATACAAATTCATGCTTTAAAGGTATACTCTTTAACATTCAGAACAAGAATGTTGAATATCTTGCTTGTTGAATACATATCTATGTCATTCCCTTTAACAAAGTATAATAAACTTGGCAGGTTAAGCGCAAAGGATACTTTTATCACTTATCAGATTCCATGTTTGTAAAAAGTGCTTTTGATGGGGTCAAGAAGAATTGGTTTCTTGGTGTTGATGCTTCTCGTTCGGCGGAGCATGGTGAAAATCAATATTCCCTTGTTCCTGCCATTGAAAACAATCTATTACGCTGTTTTGGCATCAAGAATGGTACTTCTTTTGATAGGATTGATCTTCCTCATGATGGTCCACTGAAAAGGCAATCCAATTATGATGATTCATCACTGCCGCTAGTTGAGAGCAACCATAATGCGAAAGAGAATGTTCCTATTGCTGACCGGTATGGTTCCAGTGAATCTAGTAGAggagttttaaaagaaaaggatgCTTCATTTACTGGAGTTGACAAAGATGCATCACAGCAGGATATTATAATTCCAGAAAAGTCCTTAGTTGATGCAGGTAGAGAAGTTTCATGTGATATGAGGATGGGAATAAAAGACATTGCTGATGAACCTTGCAGGAGTTCGTCTTCCAACACAAGTAGGAGGTTGGTTTCTAAAATAAAGAAGACTGACTATCTGAGCAAGGAGACTGAAGTTACAGAAAAACATGGAAATTGCATGACTGGAAATTTCAATAATGATGTTGATTTGAAATGCAAGAAGTCTTTGGAGGAAGCTTCACAAGTGAGACTTCATGGAAAGAGAAAGCGTAAGATTGAAAAGAAAGACGAAGATGAAGATTCGTCGGAAGGAAAGACAGCTTTGACTTgcaattctaataaaaaaaactccaagGCAGTGGGTACATCTCAGCACTCCATGGGGGACAAACTGAAGACCAATGCCACCTTAGACACTATATTTACTGAACCAGTTGAGGATGTCCATTTGTTGGAAACTGGTTCAAGAAGTGGGAAGAGCAAGAAAAGGCGAAAGAAATCTTCAAATTCTATTAATCATGTGCTGGGTGAAGTTCCTTCTGCTGGGAAAGATGCTGGAGAAAATTCTAGTGCTACTGTGGTAATTAAACACAAGGTTTTAGGTGAAGAACCTGGTGCAACATCAGTTCCTAGACAAGGTGTCCAGGAGGCTGCAACTTCTGAACTTTGTGGAATCTCTATAATGGAAAAGCAGGTTGATCCAGTCCATAAAGTggaagaaattaataaattacccCTTTCATTAGTGCACAAACAGAAGGCAAATGCCACCGTTGAATGTTTAGCTTCTGAACCTTTCGAGAATGTACATTTGGTAGGAGGAAGTGACTCAGGCagtgggaaaaagaaaaggaaaaagaaatcttCAAATTCGTCTACTCAAGTAGATGCTGCTGTTCCATCTTGTGAGAAAGTTGTTGGGGAAGAAAGTTCTAGGGTCGCTGTGGGAATTAATCTGGAGGATTCAAGTAATGAACCACATTTAGATGGAGACATTGTTCAGGATGCAATGACTTCTGAACGCTGTGGGCTCTCTCTGAAGGAAAAGCAGTGTGATCCCTTCCCTGAAATTGGGGATCATGATAAAGTGCCAGGTGACTTGCGCCTGTTGCATGGAATATGATTTAATTTAGTCTTGCTTTAATCAAATTGTATCTTAATTTTAAAGAATGCATCCCGTTGATTTACGGGACAATTGTGAAATCTTGGCAtgctgaaaaatattttgcattataaaaaaaatatatgttcagGAGCCTCAAAAATTGTGCATTACTGCAAGGATGCTATCAGTTTTAGCAAGAATCTCTCGCATTGATATTATTTtcgtattttttaatattataattttcaaaatgcaaaccatcattaataaatttatttgtttgtggGGGTAAAATTTCACTATATATTTACCACCTGCACTTCGATGATGCATTGCAGTTATGTTGATGTCCTGGAATCGTAGCCTGCTGATTGTAATGTTATTGTTTGTTTGTAGATATCAACACGTGTGACACTAGTGCTGGGAATGTCAATAGCAACGACGATGCATCTGATGAAGAAACAGCAGTTGGAgttggaaaaatgaaaaattcaaagGATAGTTGTATTTTTGAGTTGAAAGGATTCAAAGGGCCTAGTAGTCTCCGAAATGACATTGAGCTTTCCAGGCCCGAGAATGGTGTCCCTAATGATGAGGATGATTGTGAAACTGGTTTGACTAATAGAGTTTATGTGGAAAGAGAATCATCACATAATAGAGTCTCAAAAGGAATACTGTCAAAAAAGTTCAAACCACCCAGTCAGAATGAAACAGATACAAATGCTAAAGAAGTGATTGCCACTTCTGAATCGTTAAATGGGACTGGAATCCTAAAGGATAGGAAATCAGTTAagaaaggaaggaagaagaggaaaattgAGGATTCAATTGAAGGGACACTAATGAAATCTCATCTTGAGCATGCTAAATGTTCTGAACATGACATATCTTCAACTGAGCCTCATAAAACTATAAATGGTGATGATTACAGTTGCAAAGATAAGCAAGAAGAAAGGGATTTTTCTCCAGTAAAGGGGAAAGAAgtatcaaaatcaaaaacagTTAGTACTTGTGTTCTGGGTGCCGGTTGGGAAACTCGTGAGGTCAATGGAGATGTGGTGGAGTCCTTGCAGCATATCAGCAAAGCCCAAGCAAATTCAGAGAGTACGGATgacaaaatgagaaagaaattatcaaaaacaaaaacagtaaAGGCTTCTCTTTTTTCTACAGGAAGGGAAACCTGTAATGCCCTGGAAGATGAGGTAGATTCCTTCCAGAAAATTGGCAAAACTCAAGCAAATGCAGAGAATGTGGATGAGAAAAGgaaatttaagaagaaaaagaattctGCTGCTCAAGACACTGGTCATCACAGTTCAACGCCTTTAGCTGATAATCAAAGGAAGGCAGAAGCTTCTTctaaaatgagaaatgagaatcAAGGAAGTGTAGGAAAATTGCTTGCCAGCAACACTATCACCATGCAATTACAAGGATCAGTATCAAAGGATGAATGTGCAAAGCACATGCTTCACCTTGGAAAGAAccagattttaaaaatttccaGAAGCGAAGATTCAGTTGGAGGAAAACCGAATAAATCAGGTGTAGAGCATGTCAAAAGTTCTGAACATGACATATTTGCATCACACTTTTGTGAAACTGTAATTGGTGACCATTCCAGTGTGAATGCTAAAAAAGAAGGCAATTTTTCTCTAACAAAGGGAAAGGCATCAAAAGCAAAAACATTAATTACTTCCCTTTTTGGTGCTGGTCAGGAAACCAGTGATGTCAATGTAGATGGGGTGGAGTCCTCGCTGCATAACAGTGAAACTCAGGCAGATGCAGAGAATGGTAatgaaaaaatgagaaagaaatctAAGAAGAAACTAAATTCTGCTACAAAGAGCCTTCCAGTTCGAGAAGATGGTCATAGGGATTCAATACCTTCAACTAATAATCAAAGTGAGGTGGAGGCGTCAACTAAAATGAAAAACGAGAAGGAAGGGAATGGAGGTAAATCAGAAGCTGCCAAATCTAGCACCACCACCCAACTGCTAGGATCACTGTCAAAGGATGAAAGAGCAGAGCACATGCTTCAACCTGAAAATAAGCTTCTAAAAGTTTCTATGAGAAGTGGGACAATAGCTCCACTAATCGGTAAGTCTGATAAGCTCACTTCACTTCCTGAAGATGCAAGAAGGCTCAGTATTGCCGATGCTGTGCTGACCAGCATTAATTCAGAGAAGAAAAGTGAAGCTTTTGCTGTGTCAAAGTCTAACTTGGGGAATTCTAAGAAGACAGTTGATCAAAACAAATTAGGTAACAAGAGTCAATCAGGCGTTGGCCAGGCTGTTAGAAAAGCTTCTCTTAACGATGCCGGGGAAGTTGTAAATAGATCAGAACATGACAAGAGCTTGTTAGCCAAATCAGGAAGAATTTTCAACGATTATTCTAGTGGGAGTTCTGAAGATGGAGGAGTCAGAAATTCGGATTCCAGCACCAGAACTCCGTCAGCTAATTCATTTTCATCTGACTATTCTGATGGAGAAAGCAATGCAAATCTGAACTCACCGCAGCATGGTAATTCAAATTCTATCTGGAGTTTCTATTGCCTAACATTGGTATTTTACTATGAGGTTTTATACATAGCATATGTGCTTTtgaatttcataattataatttgaaaactATGGCTCCCACGtcggagttgaaggaaaatggtgtacTGCCGAGGTCTGAAGTGTCAAAGTTGGTCTGAATACCCTTTCCATAGGgtttgctttcattatatatagaagagatTTAAATAGTTGTTGCTAGATTTCCAGCGCCTAAatgctatacaaggtaagtatttccAATGTTATTTACAACCTAATTATTTGCTATATACAATCTAGATATAAAGGAAAACATCcctaaaatattacaaatcaaatcccaTAATATCCTAAATTATCTCCataacatcccccctcaaattgatgctggtagATCTAGAAGTATCAATTTGTCAACTAAGAACTGATGTCGGTGCCGTTAAAGAGCTTTAGTGAATATGTCTGCAGTTTGATGTTCAGTGGAAATGTGAGGAAGAGTAATCACATGTTTGTCAAACGATTCATGTATGGAATGACAATCGACTTCGATATGTTTCATACACTCATGGAAGACTGGATTAGCGGCGATCTGAATAGCACTGATATTATTAGCATGAAGAGGAGTGGAATGAAGCTGAGGAAAACCAAGTTCACCCAATAACCCTCGAAGCCATGTGATCTCAGAGCATGTGGAAGACATAGCACGACACCCAGACTCAGTGGAGGACTTGAaaactctgtcttgcttcttactcttccaagaaatgagtgcattgcctaAGAACATGCACCAGCCAGTAACAGAGTGACGAGAATCCGCACATccggcccaatcagcatcactataccGCACCAACTGTAAGGAAGATTCCTTGAAAGAACAATCCGCGTGTAGAGGTGCCCTTCAAGAAGATGTCGAGAGGCCTGCATAAATTGACTGACCTGCTgcacaacaaaagaaatgtcaGGATGAGTAATCGTCAagtagttcaaactcccaacaAGCTGTCGATACAAGGATGGATCTGATAGAAGCTCGCCTTCCTCTTGACGAAGCTTAAGATTTACCACCAAGGGAGTAAGAACAGAGTTACCTGATTGGAGACTAGCCAATGAAATAACTTCCTACGTGTATTTGTGCTGGTGTAACAATGTACCAGTTGGAGTAATTTGCACCTCAAGGCCAATAAAATACTGTAGGGGACCAAAATCTTTTATGTGAAAAGAAGCCTTGAGATGCTGTTGTAATTACTTAATTAACTCAGTATCAGAGCCAGTaatcacaatgtcatcaacatGTACCAGAAGCAATACAAATCCTGCATAAGTCTCgcgaagaaaaagagaggaatcaAATTGactaaaatgaaaagcaagcaGGGTAGAGTGAAATATATCAAACCATGCACTCGGAGCCTATTTCAATCCATACAAGGATCGGCGTAGTAGACAAACCTCTGAGGAAGGTGTAGCAAACATGCTTGGAGGTGGAGACgtaaattttttccttcaaatccccatgtagaaaagcattcttcacatccatctgtaGGAGAGACCACCACTGCGACGCAATGCCAAGATAGTCTGTACAatagtcattttggcaacaggtGCAAATGTCTCTTCATAATTAATACCATACTCTTGTGTCTGGAAGGGGCGTTGAAAAAGGGGGAAGACGTCGATGATACACCACACCTGGTTTAAATCGCTCATTAGAAGAAAACACATCATTAAAAGCGGGAAGAAGAGTAATAGGAGGATCATAAATAACCTgagactgaaagaaatattgactTTCGAAGAAAATCACATTCCGGGAGATCCGGAATTTGTTTGCATGAGCATCATATCAAACAAATCCTTTCTGAGTATGACTATATCCCATAAAGGCACATGTGACAGACTGAGCAGCTAGCTTATAATGCTCAACAGGTGgcagatgaacaaaacaaacacacccaaaagtATGAAAGGATTGATACTCAGGAGATATGCCAAATAATCGAAAATAGGGAGAATCATAATTTAGAGTGTGCAGTAGGCAAACGATTGATCAAATAAGACAACAGTAGACAAAGTGTCTGCCCAGAACTTAGAAGGTATAGAAGAATCAATCAACAAAGTAAGAACGACATCTAAAAGATGTCGATTCTTATGCTCAgcgactccattttgttgaggtgtaaTAAGGACAAGAACGCTGGAAAATGATTCCCCTTTTGCTGAAGAATAGTCTAAAAAGAATGAGACATGTACTCCTCCCCTGAGTCGAAGCGTAAAGTTTTGATACAAGTACTGAATTGTGTCTTGACAAGcgcaacaaatttttgaaagacagaAAACATGTCAGCTTTAGAACGGAGAAAATATATCCAAGTGAATCAactatcatcatcaataaacgTCACAAAATAACCATACTGGCCATGAGAAAGAACATGACTCACACCCCAAACATCAATATGCACAATCTCAAAGCAATTAGAAGCATTGCTACCATGCGCAAGAAAAtgtaaagttttacttttaccaagACGACAAGTAGCACAATCAAGAGACACAGGAGAAGAAGTAAAGGAATCTTTATTGCTGAACAAACCATGTTTCATAAGATGAGCCAAGACAACAGAATTAGGATGACCCAatttcttatgctagacttcaTTATTATTGGCAGTAGCTGTACAAGCAAGAGACAACATTAGGAATAGGAAACTATAAAGGAAATATTTATTTCCCACTTTAGGCCCCTTCGCAATCACCGTCCTCGACACCTGATCCTGCAAAAGACAACCACtatgagaaaaatgaacatCACAGTTATTATCTACCAATTGTCCAATAGAAATCAAATTGGTAGACAAGCCAGGAGAGACAAAAATATTGCGAAATGAAGAGTCCAAATTACCAACAATAGTAATAGGAAGAGTATTGTCATCAGCAATCTGAATATTTTGCGTTCCTCTATACTTACAAACACCATGGAGACCCTCATATTACTAGTCATATGATTAGAAGCATCCGAATCAACAATCCAAGAAGTTGAGTTAGTAATCGTACCTTGCAGGCCTAAGGTCGTAAAAGCAGACACAATCATCCGTTGGACCATTGTTGGTGTGAGAATAGGTGAATCAGAGTTTACAGTGGACGGcgcaaaagaagaagaagagtacTGAATAGCAGCCTGAAAAGCTTGGGATTGGCAATTCTGAGGCTGCACTCGACAGTCTTTGATGATATGACCCTCTTTCTTGCCGTAGTTACAAACTTTCTTAGGGAAATTGCGGCAATATGACCAAATTCCTTGCAACAGAAACACTGCAACTTGTTCCTCCCTTTTCCTTGTGCTGCATAGGCTACATTCACTGCCTCAGAAAAGATCTTCTCAGAAGTCATACCTATCTGAGTGGATAACCGTTGTTATTTACGCAATAAATCTCCTAAGCAAATATCCAATGAAGGAACCGGGTGACGGTTCAATAAGCCAGTCCGTATAGGTTCAAATTTAGGCCGAAGCTTCATCAGAAATTGCTCACATCGACTCTCAGCATGAACCACTTGAAGCACTGCTAGTGCCGTCGGGGAACCTTAGCATGAACAATTGCAGAATACTTGCTCCAGAGGTTAATAAAACCAGAATAAAATTGTTCAATGGTCAAATTACCTCAAGTATAATTGCTAATTTTCAACTCCAATTGGAATTTCTGAGTACTATGATCTTGATGATAAATGCGATGGAGATAGTCTCATATAGCTTGAGCTGTAGTAAAACAGCAAAGATTGGTCACAATATGGGGCTCAATCGTCCCCAACAGCCAAGAGACCACTTTagcatccttgacctcccattGTGTAAATTCTTTTTCATTAGTGGGAATTTGaccaaaaccatcaatatgAGTTGATAATTCTTTccctttcaaaaacattttaaattgaaattcccATGTAGGAAAATTCTTTCCAGTAAATCGAACAATAGTATTTTCAAGAGACATGATGAAAAACCACttaaaaatagtaataagtCCAACCAGAAAATTTCATACAGTCACAGCAATAAGCAGCACAAGAATCGCCGAGccccaactcaaaaaaattgtcaaaatttAAGAAGTGAAAAGACCCAAAATGCAACCAGTGCACTTAATATTCACCAGCATAAACAAGAAGGCTCAGATCAGTCACGTAACGCAAGCCTCAATTGAGAAATACAAGCCCAAACAAGAAGGCCCACGAGAGATACCTGCCCAGAACCGAGTATTAGCAAAAAAAACAGTGCGCCGATAACACTCGGAGAAGAACAATCGATGACCAGCTCCATCGTTAGCCATGCATAAGTGGTCGACTACCACACAACAACCACCAGATAATGCCGACAGCCACAAAGAGGCATAGCCACCACGAAAAACCATTGAGAGAAGTGGCTTGCACCAAAGGACAGAGTTCGTAACTCTGAAAAACTGTTCCGACAGCCACCAAAAACTCAAACCCACAAGGTTTGACCCCATAGAAAGCACCGAGACCCACTAAGAGCAAGAAAGAACTTGCtgaatcaggaaaaaaaaatcctcccaAGAATAGCAATGAAAAATCGCACCCTATGATTAAGACCAAAGCGATGGAAATAAGAGGAGTCTGGTACCATGTCAAAGTTGGTTTGAATATCCTTTCCATAGGgtttgctttcattatatatataagagatttACATAGTTGTTGCTAGATTTCCAGCGCCTAAATGCTATATAAGGTAAATATTTCCAACGTTATTTACAGTCTAATTATCTGCTATATACAATCTAGATATAAAGGAAAACATCcctaaaatattacaaatcaaatcccaTAATATCCTAAATTATCTATGTAACATGAAGGAGATGTAGAATCTGCTGAAGTTGCATATAAAGGGTCgccagaggtgaagggacttaCTGTCACCTTagaatctccaatggggacCTTGATACCATTGGAaagaaccaatggagttgctgAGGAGCTACGAGATTTGAATATGGGTTTGTCGTTGGTGTCTTGTATGGAGGAATGTCTAGAGTCGGGAGTGCAGTTGGAtactgtgtctggggataatGTTGCTCCCCTCGTCTCTCTTCCTCCGATAGCAGATTGGGTTCtacctaaagttaacgagattcagcatTTCGTGGggatttcacatggaggatgtgaagaccaatttaaagaactaatcactGCAATTGAGGCAAGCCACACGCTTGAAactaaatcaattttaaaaaaaagcagGGAGTTATAGCGTCTTTTTTGGACAATCAACTACAATGCTAAGAGTAGTTGCTCAAGTAGAAGGAAGTCTAAATGGAGGGCATCGTGAAAACAGggacaaggggttggggtttcAGGTTGAGTattagttctacgggaaacaaggggttggggtcggggaggtgtgttctattccaattcgggctttgtgtattttggattgtttttcACAGGCTTTTAggtcattaggggctctctaatatgggctaggtgtttttttatatacattcagtgtacttggttattccttttgatattataatatttttacttataaaaaaaaaattataatttgaccTTTTCTGTTCTTCATACATCTCAACACTCTTAATTACTGAGTTTGTCAGACTGTTGAAACCATAGTTTATCTAATGAGTCTTATAGATCAAGAAGGCCACTTCCTATCCTGCAAATTCATtgctatttcttttattttccaaagCTTAGtcttttagaatgtatttgtTGTGGCTTTAATTATCTAATGGTAAGTCACTTAAATTATCTATATTGTCCTTATAGGAGATATGAATATGAGAAGGTGAAGTAACACTGTTTAGGCCAGTACTTCTCTCGACTTCCGAATGGTCCTTTTAACATCTATGAATGAGGCTGCATCTGTCTTCAATACCTTAGTTCAGAAGCTGAACACTAtcattatttgtatataaaCTGGATTTGGAATTTCCTTTACACTGTGCTTGTAGGATGTAAAATGTTTCTTTAGATGCCAGAATATGAACAATTGATGCCAACTATTGTCCGCAAGTCCACTTTGCAGTAACCTTATTGTTCCTTTTGCTCTTAccatatttcttcaaattgaaTGGACCGAGGGCTGGGCATATTGTACACCGAAGCTATTATAGGAAGTTCAAGAGATTTGAGTGGATAACTTGTCctcttttacttaatagttcGCAAAATTTACTCTGAACTTAATTAAAGCAGCCAgctaatttttcaatttgaatcaaaatCGTTTCAGGATCTTATGactcaaaaagaaagaacagtGGTGGAAGAAGCATCAGAAAAGCAAAGTAAGTGTCAGGAAGAATATATTTGTGCATGCACGTGTCtgtgtaatattatatatatatatatatatatatatatatatgaaagtggCGTCTGTATCATACTGAAAAAGTATTTGTGCATCTCTGTGTGATGCTACTAGAAGCTAATTTGTCTTAAAAATCTCTCACTTCAAGGTTACATACTTGCTGATTTTTTCTTTCTGGTTATAAAACAATAATCATATTCTCTCTCTTATGCATGTAATTACTCTATCAGAAGCTCTTCAAGGGCCAAGAGTTTGACCTTAGATACAATCCTCAGAAGTTCGAGCAGATACAAGAAAGCTAAGCAAACAGCCGTTCAATCAGAGCTTGAGGACACCGAAAGTCAGCCTGTTGATTATGTTCCAGACAGTCTGGTTGATATCTAGTTGGTCTGTTGCTTGGATTTTATTGTTGTCAGTCTCTTGGAGCACAAaatgttttggttatttttcaCTGCCGGCTATGCAGGCCAAGAAAGGAGAAACAACCACTCACAGTTTGGTTGAAACAGATCTGCTGGTTATATAATTACATCGTCTTCTAGTTTTACCCCAAAAGATGCTCAGTTTTATATCTCCATCAAATGGAATCTTTCCTAAAGAGATTCTCAAAGTTAAACTGTTGTCTTGAGAGCCGATTGACAATGCCGTAGACATAATTTCCTTTGCCTAAAGAGATGCTCAGTTTGTAGGGGCCGATGCCTTGCAGGTTGCGTATGTTTGCCCATATcatgtgattttgcatataatgCAGTATACAATAATTTCTGGCATCAATTTGATTCGATATATTTACTTTACAGAAAAATATCTCTCGCCTTGTttaatgtttgaaaatgaaaaataaggtAAGTCTGCTAGTAATAATTCTTTCATTGGCTGCATTTGAAAATGgcaatttatgaataaaatttaggtaTCGTTTTGGAGATGATGATTAAAagatttatgaatataatttctctttaaaaaaattttaggaagAAAGCGAGTAAACTACATTACCATGGTACCTTTGTGtacttattattaaaaagtaaataattagTTACCATAGTATGTTTATGTACtgattattaaaaagtaaatagtTGAGTTAAAATAGACTCAAATGATtcgttttgttgtttttttataggtaatttCTTCTCACATTCTTGTCCCTctgattctttttttctcatcaatttcTTCCTCTgttcagtttttattttatctggGATGGGACTCTCAGTAGACTTTCCATTTCCTATCCTTCTTTTATCCATTCTCCCAAAAATATTGgtcttttaatttgatttaacAGATGCCAAAACATTAGAAGTGTTTGTACTACGAACGGCTACAACCAAGAATTCCTCCACAACCTGGTTCTCTCTCTTCATGAGAGTGTTGTCCTCACTTTGAGATTTGCTTATTGTCATTCGTACAATATCTGTAACTCTCCCGTTTCTAGAAattcggagagttaactcttataatctaaattcaattttcataacatatttcaatatttcaatattttcaaaaagtacaaattcatttattcaaatcaaaatatatgtTTCTCTATCAGGAC from Juglans regia cultivar Chandler chromosome 2, Walnut 2.0, whole genome shotgun sequence carries:
- the LOC108987173 gene encoding uncharacterized protein LOC108987173 isoform X1, whose amino-acid sequence is MAEPGSDDDTSQNNIVFVDTSLDTHLALMVSDCDTVSDLKKKIIYEHPLCFPNIGLIQIHALKVKRKGYFYHLSDSMFVKSAFDGVKKNWFLGVDASRSAEHGENQYSLVPAIENNLLRCFGIKNGTSFDRIDLPHDGPLKRQSNYDDSSLPLVESNHNAKENVPIADRYGSSESSRGVLKEKDASFTGVDKDASQQDIIIPEKSLVDAGREVSCDMRMGIKDIADEPCRSSSSNTSRRLVSKIKKTDYLSKETEVTEKHGNCMTGNFNNDVDLKCKKSLEEASQVRLHGKRKRKIEKKDEDEDSSEGKTALTCNSNKKNSKAVGTSQHSMGDKLKTNATLDTIFTEPVEDVHLLETGSRSGKSKKRRKKSSNSINHVLGEVPSAGKDAGENSSATVVIKHKVLGEEPGATSVPRQGVQEAATSELCGISIMEKQVDPVHKVEEINKLPLSLVHKQKANATVECLASEPFENVHLVGGSDSGSGKKKRKKKSSNSSTQVDAAVPSCEKVVGEESSRVAVGINLEDSSNEPHLDGDIVQDAMTSERCGLSLKEKQCDPFPEIGDHDKVPDINTCDTSAGNVNSNDDASDEETAVGVGKMKNSKDSCIFELKGFKGPSSLRNDIELSRPENGVPNDEDDCETGLTNRVYVERESSHNRVSKGILSKKFKPPSQNETDTNAKEVIATSESLNGTGILKDRKSVKKGRKKRKIEDSIEGTLMKSHLEHAKCSEHDISSTEPHKTINGDDYSCKDKQEERDFSPVKGKEVSKSKTVSTCVLGAGWETREVNGDVVESLQHISKAQANSESTDDKMRKKLSKTKTVKASLFSTGRETCNALEDEVDSFQKIGKTQANAENVDEKRKFKKKKNSAAQDTGHHSSTPLADNQRKAEASSKMRNENQGSVGKLLASNTITMQLQGSVSKDECAKHMLHLGKNQILKISRSEDSVGGKPNKSGVEHVKSSEHDIFASHFCETVIGDHSSVNAKKEGNFSLTKGKASKAKTLITSLFGAGQETSDVNVDGVESSLHNSETQADAENGNEKMRKKSKKKLNSATKSLPVREDGHRDSIPSTNNQSEVEASTKMKNEKEGNGGKSEAAKSSTTTQLLGSLSKDERAEHMLQPENKLLKVSMRSGTIAPLIGKSDKLTSLPEDARRLSIADAVLTSINSEKKSEAFAVSKSNLGNSKKTVDQNKLGNKSQSGVGQAVRKASLNDAGEVVNRSEHDKSLLAKSGRIFNDYSSGSSEDGGVRNSDSSTRTPSANSFSSDYSDGESNANLNSPQHGSYDSKRKNSGGRSIRKAKSSSRAKSLTLDTILRSSSRYKKAKQTAVQSELEDTESQPVDYVPDSLVDI
- the LOC108987173 gene encoding uncharacterized protein LOC108987173 isoform X2, whose amino-acid sequence is MAEPGSDDDTSQNNIVFVDTSLDTHLALMVSDCDTVSDLKKKIIYEHPLCFPNIGLIQIHALKVKRKGYFYHLSDSMFVKSAFDGVKKNWFLGVDASRSAEHGENQYSLVPAIENNLLRCFGIKNGTSFDRIDLPHDGPLKRQSNYDDSSLPLVESNHNAKENVPIADRYGSSESSRGVLKEKDASFTGVDKDASQQDIIIPEKSLVDAGREVSCDMRMGIKDIADEPCRSSSSNTSRRLVSKIKKTDYLSKETEVTEKHGNCMTGNFNNDVDLKCKKSLEEASQVRLHGKRKRKIEKKDEDEDSSEGKTALTCNSNKKNSKAVGTSQHSMGDKLKTNATLDTIFTEPVEDVHLLETGSRSGKSKKRRKKSSNSINHVLGEVPSAGKDAGENSSATVVIKHKVLGEEPGATSVPRQGVQEAATSELCGISIMEKQVDPVHKVEEINKLPLSLVHKQKANATVECLASEPFENVHLVGGSDSGSGKKKRKKKSSNSSTQVDAAVPSCEKVVGEESSRVAVGINLEDSSNEPHLDGDIVQDAMTSERCGLSLKEKQCDPFPEIGDHDKVPDINTCDTSAGNVNSNDDASDEETAVGVGKMKNSKDSCIFELKGFKGPSSLRNDIELSRPENGVPNDEDDCETGLTNRVYVERESSHNRVSKGILSKKFKPPSQNETDTNAKEVIATSESLNGTGILKDRKSVKKGRKKRKIEDSIEGTLMKSHLEHAKCSEHDISSTEPHKTINGDDYSCKDKQEERDFSPVKGKEVSKSKTVSTCVLGAGWETREVNGDVVESLQHISKAQANSESTDDKMRKKLSKTKTVKASLFSTGRETCNALEDEVDSFQKIGKTQANAENVDEKRKFKKKKNSAAQDTGHHSSTPLADNQRKAEASSKMRNENQGSVGKLLASNTITMQLQGSVSKDECAKHMLHLGKNQILKISRSEDSVGGKPNKSGVEHVKSSEHDIFASHFCETVIGDHSSVNAKKEGNFSLTKGKASKAKTLITSLFGAGQETSDVNVDGVESSLHNSETQADAENGNEKMRKKSKKKLNSATKSLPVREDGHRDSIPSTNNQSEVEASTKMKNEKEGNGGKSEAAKSSTTTQLLGSLSKDERAEHMLQPENKLLKVSMRSGTIAPLIGKSDKLTSLPEDARRLSIADAVLTSINSEKKSEAFAVSKSNLGNSKKTVDQNKLGNKSQSGVGQAVRKASLNDAGEVVNRSEHDKSLLAKSGRIFNDYSSGSSEDGGVRNSDSSTRTPSANSFSSDYSDGESNANLNSPQHGSYDSKRKNSGGRSIRKANSSRAKSLTLDTILRSSSRYKKAKQTAVQSELEDTESQPVDYVPDSLVDI